CTCTGGCCGTCTTTCTGGCTGTGAATGACCGCGTGGCGGTGCGAGAAAGTACCGCGACCCACGTCTTCACCGGTGAAGCGGACCATATAGCCCTGCTCCAGCAATGTGCCATAGGCCAAAGTCTCGGCCATACCCCAGTTCAGGGGCAGTGCACCGCCCGCCATTTTGCGGCGATCGTCATAAATCTTGGAGACCTGGCGCTGCATGACAATGCCATCGGGCACGGTGGTCATGCGCGTGGCAACGTCTTTCAGCTTGGTCAGCGGGAAGCTGGTGTCGCCTTCGGCGGTCCACTCGTGGTTCAGGTACGGGCGCCAGTCCACAAACATGGAGGAGTCCGGCTCTTTGACGAGGCCCGTCGCCACATCTTCACCGCGGTCCAGCTTGTCGCGGTAGTCATTGGCGAGCTTGTCGGCGGCTGCCTTGTCCAGAACCCCTTCGGCAATCAGCTTTTCCGCATACAGGGTACGCGCCGTCTTGTGCTTGCGAATGGTCTGGTACATCAGCGGCTGGGTGCCGGAGGGATCGTCAGTCTCGTTGTGGCCACGACGGCGGTAACACACCAGATCGATGACAATGTCTTTCTTGAATTCGTAGCGGTAATCCACCGCCAGCAGGCCAGCCAGCACCACGGCTTCCGGATCGTCACCGTTTACGTGCAGCACCGGGGCGTCGATCATCTTCGCCACATCGGTACAGTACTCGGTGGAGCGGGCGTCTTCGCGCTTGCTGGTGGTGAAGCCCACCTGGTTGTTCAGTACCAGATGAATGCTGCCGCCGGTGTAATAGCCGCGGGTCTGGGACATCTGCAGGGTTTCCTGCACCACGCCCTGGCCGGCAAACGCGGCGTCCCCGTGGATGTTGATCGGCATCACCTTCTCGCCGGCGCTGTCGCCGCGGCGATCCTGGCGGGCACGCACGGAGCCCACCACCACCGGCGCACAGATTTCCAGGTGCGACGGGTTAAAGGCCAGTGCCAGGTGCACTTCACCACCGGGGGTCATCACATTGGAAGAGAAGCCCTGGTGGTACTTCACGTCACCGGAAGTATCGAGGGTTTTCTTGCCCTCAAACTCTTCGAACAGATCCGCCGGGTTCTTGCCCAGAATATTCACCAGGGTGTTCAGACGACCCCGGTGGGCCATGCCGATCACGATTTCCTTGACCGAATAGGTACCGGAGCGACGAATCAGCGCGTCCATCAGCGGGATCAGGCTTTCGCCGCCCTCAACACCAAATCGCTTGGTGCCCGGGTATTTGGAATCCAGGTGACGCTCGAGGCCTTCCGCGGCGGACAGGCGCTGCAGTATCTCGGTACGGATGTCATTGCCGAAGTTTGGCTTGCACTGGCTGCGCTCCAGGCGCTGCTGGAACCACTGCTGCTCGTCCAGGTTGGACAGGTGCATGATCTCTGCACCCAGGTTGCCGCAGTAGGTATTTTCCAGGCCCTGCACGATTTCCCGCAGAGTGGCCTCGCCATTCGCAAAGAACAGGTCGCCGGTCTGGAAGGTGGTATCGAAGTCGCCTTCGGTCAGGCCGTGGTAGTTCAGCTGCAAATCCGGCACTTGTTCGCGGGCCATGATTCCGAGGGGATCCAAGGTCGCTTTCTTGTGGCCACGGTGGCGGTAGGAATTGATCAGTTGCAGAACTTTAATCTGCTTGCGCTCATGCTCCACATTGACGGAGCCGGCGCCGGGCGCAGCGAGGGGGCGGGTGCGGTTCTTCGCCAGCAGTTCAAAGTGCTGACGGATGGCCGCATGCGAGACGTCACCGCCATTGACCCGCGGCAGGCTGTCAAAGTAACTGCGCCATTCTTCCGGAACACCACTGGGGTCGTGCAGATAGGTCTCGTACAGCTCCTCCACGTATCCGGCGTTGCCACCGGAGATATGCGAAGTACGCCAGAGCTCCTCCATTGTGCTTTCGTGCATTAATGCCTACCTCAATTGACGGCGCGCACCCTTGAATTTCACGCCGCTCTTTCCTGTCGTTCACTCACAAAAGGGGAGGCGCTGAAAAGACACCTCCCCTTTTTCGTATAAGCCTGACACCGGCATTGGTGTCGACCTAATTGTGATTATTGTCGATGGGAACCCGCGTTCCCGTGTGGGGCAAGCCCCACTAAACTGCGCGGGTTATCAGCATATTGCGGATGTGGC
Above is a window of Microbulbifer salipaludis DNA encoding:
- a CDS encoding 2-oxoglutarate dehydrogenase E1 component, with protein sequence MHESTMEELWRTSHISGGNAGYVEELYETYLHDPSGVPEEWRSYFDSLPRVNGGDVSHAAIRQHFELLAKNRTRPLAAPGAGSVNVEHERKQIKVLQLINSYRHRGHKKATLDPLGIMAREQVPDLQLNYHGLTEGDFDTTFQTGDLFFANGEATLREIVQGLENTYCGNLGAEIMHLSNLDEQQWFQQRLERSQCKPNFGNDIRTEILQRLSAAEGLERHLDSKYPGTKRFGVEGGESLIPLMDALIRRSGTYSVKEIVIGMAHRGRLNTLVNILGKNPADLFEEFEGKKTLDTSGDVKYHQGFSSNVMTPGGEVHLALAFNPSHLEICAPVVVGSVRARQDRRGDSAGEKVMPINIHGDAAFAGQGVVQETLQMSQTRGYYTGGSIHLVLNNQVGFTTSKREDARSTEYCTDVAKMIDAPVLHVNGDDPEAVVLAGLLAVDYRYEFKKDIVIDLVCYRRRGHNETDDPSGTQPLMYQTIRKHKTARTLYAEKLIAEGVLDKAAADKLANDYRDKLDRGEDVATGLVKEPDSSMFVDWRPYLNHEWTAEGDTSFPLTKLKDVATRMTTVPDGIVMQRQVSKIYDDRRKMAGGALPLNWGMAETLAYGTLLEQGYMVRFTGEDVGRGTFSHRHAVIHSQKDGQSYVPLQHMHEGQPRFDIYDSLLSEEAVLAFEYGYATTTPKSLVVWEAQFGDFANGAQVVIDQFITSGEHKWGRMCGLVMLLPHGYEGQGPEHSSARLERFMQLCAEHNIQVCNATTPAQIFHLLRRQAIRPMRRPLVIMSPKWILRHKLATSSLDELASGQFHNVIQDDGVDPAKVKRLIICSGKVYYHLLEARMEREQEDVALVRLEQLYPFPDDEFLSAVSAFKNIKSVAWCQEEPMNQGAWYSSQHHLRRLLKEAHPKLELEYVGRAASAAPAAGYMSTHLEEQNTFINEALTVK